The following proteins are encoded in a genomic region of Xanthomonas citri pv. mangiferaeindicae:
- a CDS encoding ubiquinol-cytochrome c reductase iron-sulfur subunit — MVDEAVIGPGGGDEPVNVGRRRFLTASTLVVGAVGAGITAIPFIKSWNPSARAQLAGAPVTVDISALEEGQRLIAEWRGQPIWIVKRSKAILDALPTLDDRLKDPESSNVDQQPAYVREANPELRSIKPDISVLVGLCTHLGCSPEMVAEIRPAPFDADWKGGYFCPCHKSKFDMAGRVYDGVPAPTNLLVPPHYYADDNTLVIGVDPKGAA; from the coding sequence ATGGTCGACGAAGCGGTGATCGGACCTGGCGGCGGGGATGAGCCAGTCAATGTGGGGCGGCGCCGGTTTCTGACCGCGAGCACCCTGGTCGTGGGCGCGGTGGGGGCGGGCATCACGGCCATTCCCTTCATCAAGTCCTGGAATCCCAGCGCACGTGCGCAGCTCGCCGGCGCGCCGGTGACTGTCGACATCAGCGCGCTCGAGGAAGGTCAGCGTCTGATCGCCGAGTGGCGCGGTCAGCCGATCTGGATCGTCAAGCGCTCCAAGGCGATCCTCGACGCACTGCCCACGCTCGACGACAGGCTCAAGGACCCCGAGTCCAGCAACGTCGACCAGCAGCCGGCGTATGTGCGCGAGGCGAACCCGGAACTGCGCTCGATCAAGCCCGACATCTCGGTGCTCGTCGGCCTGTGCACGCACCTGGGCTGCTCGCCGGAGATGGTCGCCGAGATCCGGCCGGCGCCGTTCGACGCCGACTGGAAGGGCGGCTACTTCTGCCCCTGCCACAAGTCGAAGTTCGACATGGCCGGCCGCGTCTATGACGGCGTGCCCGCGCCGACCAACCTCCTGGTGCCGCCGCACTACTACGCCGACGACAACACCCTCGTCATCGGCGTCGATCCGAAGGGAGCCGCGTGA
- a CDS encoding transglycosylase, which produces MLGLLAACPVSGSTLYRCDSGDGIPQYVSKRVSGASCRAVATAPAAPRRAAASKPQAAPATAPAGVDRGAPATFMGGTPKPAAAASPASTPPTATPARSGGQRRLQQGQVYSYVRDGVRHYSSTRPAGGAQVASVRTIRYSFFETCYACGAAPGVNFGTVRLNREAYRDEVARAASEFGVEEAIVRAIMHAESAFNPNALSRAGAQGLMQLMPATARRFGVVNAFDPEQNIRGGVAYLAWLLRRFDGDLTLAAAGYNAGEGAVDRHKGVPPYSETQRYVQRVGTLAERYRGQVASR; this is translated from the coding sequence ATGCTCGGTCTGCTGGCGGCCTGTCCGGTCTCCGGCAGCACGCTGTATCGCTGCGACAGCGGCGACGGCATTCCCCAGTACGTCAGCAAGCGGGTGTCGGGTGCGAGCTGTCGCGCGGTCGCCACGGCGCCGGCGGCGCCGCGCCGGGCCGCCGCCTCCAAGCCCCAGGCCGCGCCTGCGACGGCGCCTGCCGGCGTGGATCGCGGCGCGCCGGCGACCTTCATGGGCGGAACGCCGAAGCCGGCCGCTGCGGCCAGCCCGGCCTCCACACCGCCCACGGCGACCCCGGCCCGCAGCGGCGGGCAGCGGCGGCTGCAGCAGGGCCAGGTCTATTCCTATGTCCGCGACGGCGTGCGCCATTACAGCAGCACCCGGCCGGCCGGCGGTGCGCAGGTCGCCTCGGTGCGCACCATCCGCTACAGCTTCTTCGAGACCTGCTACGCCTGCGGCGCGGCGCCGGGGGTCAACTTCGGCACCGTCCGGCTCAACCGCGAGGCCTATCGCGATGAGGTTGCGCGTGCGGCCAGTGAGTTCGGCGTCGAGGAGGCGATCGTGCGCGCGATCATGCATGCCGAGTCGGCGTTCAATCCCAATGCGCTCTCGCGCGCCGGCGCGCAGGGGCTGATGCAGCTCATGCCGGCGACCGCGCGGCGCTTTGGCGTGGTCAATGCCTTCGACCCGGAGCAGAACATCCGCGGGGGCGTGGCGTACCTGGCCTGGCTGCTGCGACGCTTCGACGGCGACCTGACCCTGGCCGCGGCCGGCTACAACGCCGGCGAGGGCGCGGTCGACCGCCACAAGGGCGTGCCGCCCTACAGCGAGACCCAGCGCTATGTGCAGCGCGTGGGGACCCTGGCCGAGCGCTATCGCGGCCAGGTCGCCAGCCGCTGA
- a CDS encoding tRNA (N6-isopentenyl adenosine(37)-C2)-methylthiotransferase MiaB, with product MTADGAAAPGPVLPARGKLYIQTHGCQMNEYDSAKMADVLAAAEGLELTDNVEEADVVLVNTCSIREKAQEKVFSQLGRWKALKQGGKPVLIGVGGCVASQEGEAIVKRAPYVDLVFGPQTLHRLPELIRAKRATGQPQVDISFPEIEKFDRLPEPRAEGPSAFVSIMEGCSKYCSFCVVPYTRGEEVSRPFEDVLVEVVRLAGQGVREINLLGQNVNAYRGPMGGDEVADLGLLIRTIAQIDGIERIRFTTSHPLEFSDSLIEAYRDVPQLANYLHLPVQAGSDRILSAMKRGYTALEFKQKIRKLRAVRPDISISSDFIVGFPGETEADFEKTMKLIEDVGFDQSFSFIYSRRPGTPAADLEDTVTQAEKHARLTRLQAHINAYAAGISQRMVGSVQRVLVEGPSRKDPNELTGKTENMRSVNFPAPKRLIGQFVDVEITAALSNSLRGRVRLDEDVAAA from the coding sequence CTGACCGCCGACGGCGCAGCCGCGCCCGGCCCGGTGCTGCCCGCACGCGGCAAGCTCTACATCCAGACCCACGGGTGCCAGATGAACGAGTACGACTCGGCCAAGATGGCCGACGTGCTCGCTGCCGCCGAGGGCCTGGAGCTCACCGACAATGTCGAAGAAGCCGACGTCGTGCTGGTCAATACCTGCTCGATCCGCGAGAAAGCGCAGGAGAAGGTGTTCAGCCAGCTCGGCCGCTGGAAGGCCCTCAAGCAAGGGGGCAAGCCGGTGTTGATCGGCGTCGGTGGCTGCGTCGCGTCCCAGGAGGGCGAGGCGATCGTCAAGCGCGCGCCGTATGTGGACCTGGTGTTCGGCCCGCAGACGCTGCACCGCCTGCCCGAGTTGATCCGCGCCAAGCGTGCGACCGGCCAGCCGCAAGTGGACATCAGCTTTCCGGAGATCGAGAAGTTCGACCGCCTGCCCGAGCCGCGTGCCGAGGGCCCGAGCGCGTTCGTCTCGATCATGGAGGGCTGCTCGAAGTACTGCTCGTTCTGCGTGGTGCCCTACACCCGCGGCGAAGAGGTCAGCCGACCGTTCGAGGACGTGCTGGTCGAGGTCGTGCGGCTGGCCGGCCAGGGCGTGCGCGAGATCAACCTGCTGGGCCAGAACGTCAACGCCTACCGCGGGCCGATGGGCGGCGACGAGGTGGCTGACCTCGGCCTGCTGATCCGCACGATCGCGCAGATCGACGGCATCGAGCGCATCCGCTTCACGACCTCGCATCCGCTGGAGTTCTCCGACTCGCTGATCGAGGCTTACCGCGACGTGCCGCAGTTGGCCAACTACCTGCACCTGCCGGTGCAGGCCGGCAGCGATCGCATCCTCTCGGCGATGAAGCGCGGCTACACGGCGCTGGAGTTCAAGCAGAAGATCCGGAAACTTCGCGCCGTGCGCCCGGACATCTCGATCTCCTCGGACTTCATCGTCGGCTTCCCCGGCGAGACCGAGGCCGACTTCGAGAAGACGATGAAGCTGATCGAGGACGTGGGCTTCGATCAGTCGTTCTCCTTCATCTACTCGCGCCGCCCGGGAACCCCGGCTGCCGACCTCGAAGACACGGTGACCCAGGCCGAGAAGCACGCCCGGCTCACGCGCCTGCAGGCACATATCAATGCGTACGCGGCCGGCATCTCGCAGCGGATGGTCGGCAGCGTGCAGCGCGTGCTGGTCGAGGGTCCGTCACGCAAGGATCCGAACGAGTTGACCGGCAAGACCGAGAACATGCGCTCGGTGAACTTCCCCGCCCCGAAACGCCTGATCGGCCAATTCGTCGATGTCGAGATCACCGCCGCGCTCAGCAACTCACTGCGCGGCCGGGTACGCCTGGACGAGGACGTCGCGGCCGCGTAG
- a CDS encoding ABC transporter, giving the protein MNPLRRLWAVVIKELRQIRRDRISLVMIVMIPVVDLLLFGYAINYNPRGLDAAIADQAVTATSRAAVMDLQATGVVDTVAVVDSPQQLVEMLRRGEISVGITIPPDFERRILDGRPAMQVMVDGTDTVVQAAANQIAQLPLEDPGGHRAARAAPQIEVVSFYNPERRSAVSIVPGLIGIILTMTMTMFTAMAIVRERERGNMELLIATPLARGELMVGKVLPYAAIGLIQTTLILVLGFWFFDVPLRGSLLDVYLASLLLIFANLAMGLLISTHARTQFQAIQVAMLVFLPSILISGFMFPFAGMPEVVQWGAEALPMTQFLRLVRGIMLRGASIWELWPSILVLCAFTAVTMALAIARFRKRLD; this is encoded by the coding sequence ATGAACCCGCTGCGCCGGCTCTGGGCCGTGGTGATCAAGGAGCTGCGGCAGATCCGCCGTGATCGGATCAGTCTGGTGATGATCGTGATGATTCCGGTCGTCGACCTGTTGCTGTTCGGCTACGCGATCAACTACAACCCGCGCGGGCTCGATGCGGCGATCGCCGACCAGGCGGTGACCGCGACCTCGCGCGCGGCGGTGATGGATCTGCAGGCGACTGGCGTCGTCGACACCGTCGCGGTCGTCGACAGTCCGCAGCAACTGGTCGAGATGCTGCGCCGGGGCGAGATCAGCGTCGGGATCACGATCCCGCCGGATTTCGAGCGCCGCATCCTCGATGGCCGTCCGGCGATGCAAGTCATGGTCGACGGCACCGACACTGTCGTGCAGGCGGCTGCGAACCAGATCGCGCAACTGCCGCTCGAAGACCCCGGTGGACATCGGGCCGCGCGCGCGGCGCCGCAGATCGAGGTCGTGAGTTTCTACAATCCCGAGCGGCGCTCGGCGGTGAGCATCGTGCCTGGGCTGATCGGCATCATTCTCACGATGACCATGACGATGTTCACCGCGATGGCGATCGTGCGCGAACGCGAGCGCGGCAACATGGAGCTGCTGATCGCCACCCCGCTGGCGCGCGGCGAGCTGATGGTGGGCAAGGTGCTGCCGTACGCGGCGATCGGCCTGATCCAGACCACGCTGATCCTGGTGCTTGGGTTCTGGTTCTTCGACGTGCCGCTGCGCGGCAGCCTGCTCGACGTCTACCTGGCGTCGCTGCTGCTGATCTTCGCCAACCTGGCGATGGGCCTGCTGATCTCCACGCATGCGCGCACGCAGTTCCAGGCGATCCAGGTGGCGATGTTGGTATTCCTGCCGTCGATCCTGATCTCGGGCTTCATGTTCCCGTTCGCCGGCATGCCCGAGGTGGTGCAGTGGGGCGCCGAGGCGTTGCCGATGACCCAGTTCCTGCGCCTGGTGCGCGGCATCATGCTGCGCGGCGCGAGTATCTGGGAACTGTGGCCGTCGATCCTGGTGCTGTGCGCGTTTACCGCGGTCACGATGGCGCTGGCGATCGCGCGGTTCCGCAAGCGGCTCGACTGA
- a CDS encoding ABC transporter ATP-binding protein has product MPSAAASDAAVHARGLVKRFGELVAVDHVDLTVPRASVYGFLGPNGSGKSTTIRMLCGLLTPSEGDIEVLGLRIPDQADALRLRIGYMTQKFSLFEDLTVRENLEFLAAVYGLPRAQARARVDELVELYHFADRQGQLAGTMSGGQKQRLALAGAVIHRPELLFLDEPTSAVDPESRRDFWDKLFELADSGTTLLVSTHYMDEAERCHRIAILDRGVLVADGAPGALADELSGRSVEVHAAQPRRAQQVLARLPNVLSVAQIGNSLRVLARDGADGDGGLAEALRGAGLEAEVRPATPNLEDVFVAATRRDDAEGAA; this is encoded by the coding sequence ATGCCATCCGCGGCAGCCAGCGATGCCGCGGTCCACGCCCGTGGCCTGGTCAAGCGCTTCGGCGAGCTGGTCGCAGTCGACCATGTCGATCTGACCGTGCCGCGCGCCAGCGTCTACGGCTTCCTCGGGCCGAACGGCTCGGGCAAGTCGACCACGATCCGCATGCTCTGCGGCCTGCTGACCCCGAGCGAGGGCGATATCGAGGTGCTCGGCCTGCGCATTCCCGACCAGGCCGACGCGTTGCGCCTGCGCATCGGTTACATGACCCAGAAGTTCTCGCTGTTCGAGGATTTGACGGTGCGCGAGAACCTGGAGTTTCTCGCGGCGGTCTACGGTCTGCCGCGTGCGCAGGCGCGCGCCCGGGTCGACGAACTGGTCGAGCTCTATCATTTCGCCGATCGCCAGGGGCAGCTCGCCGGCACCATGAGTGGCGGCCAGAAGCAGCGCCTGGCGCTGGCCGGCGCGGTGATCCACCGGCCGGAGTTGTTGTTTCTCGACGAGCCGACCAGCGCGGTCGATCCCGAGTCGCGTCGCGACTTCTGGGACAAGCTCTTCGAGCTGGCCGACAGCGGCACCACGCTGCTGGTCTCGACCCACTACATGGACGAGGCCGAGCGCTGCCATCGCATCGCGATCCTCGACCGCGGCGTGCTGGTCGCCGACGGTGCGCCGGGCGCATTGGCGGACGAACTCTCAGGCCGCAGTGTCGAGGTGCACGCCGCGCAGCCGCGGCGGGCGCAGCAGGTCCTCGCCCGTCTGCCCAACGTGCTCAGCGTCGCCCAGATCGGCAACAGCCTGCGTGTGCTCGCACGGGACGGCGCGGATGGGGACGGCGGGCTGGCCGAGGCGCTGCGCGGCGCCGGGCTCGAGGCCGAGGTCCGGCCGGCGACACCCAACCTCGAGGACGTGTTCGTCGCCGCGACCCGTCGCGACGATGCGGAAGGCGCCGCATGA
- a CDS encoding hemolysin secretion protein D, translated as MTRLLPLAGLALAAVLLAGCSREPPHALGTLEYDRITLPAPAAERIAEIAVREGQRVEAGERILTLERTRGDAQLAAAEAEVARQREALEELRNGARREDIDQARANLAAAQAQARDARAYYERLQPLGGRQLVSAADVDRARAAAGNAQAQVAGAQAALAELQNGARPEQIAQAQAALEAAQAQARTQSVSTGRLDVVAPRAARVDSLPYRLGDEAPVGAPLAVLLVGEQPYARVYVPEPLRPGVQVGDRATVRVGAAGERVYAGRVRMVRSEPTFTPYYALSGKDAARLSYLAEVELEDADDLPAGLPLRVEF; from the coding sequence ATGACCCGTCTCCTCCCGCTCGCCGGTCTCGCGCTCGCGGCCGTGCTGCTCGCCGGCTGCAGCCGCGAGCCGCCGCATGCGCTCGGTACCCTGGAATACGACCGCATCACGCTGCCGGCCCCCGCTGCCGAGCGCATCGCCGAGATCGCGGTGCGCGAAGGTCAGCGCGTGGAGGCCGGCGAGCGCATCCTGACCCTGGAGCGGACCCGCGGCGATGCCCAGCTCGCGGCGGCCGAAGCGGAGGTCGCGCGCCAGCGTGAGGCGCTGGAGGAATTGCGCAACGGCGCACGCCGCGAGGACATCGACCAGGCGCGGGCCAATCTCGCCGCCGCACAGGCGCAGGCGCGCGATGCGCGCGCCTATTACGAGCGGTTGCAGCCGTTGGGCGGCCGGCAACTGGTCTCGGCGGCCGATGTCGATCGCGCGCGTGCGGCTGCCGGCAATGCCCAGGCGCAGGTCGCCGGCGCCCAGGCCGCGTTGGCCGAGCTGCAGAACGGCGCCCGCCCCGAGCAGATCGCGCAGGCCCAGGCTGCGCTCGAGGCCGCGCAGGCCCAGGCACGGACGCAGTCGGTCAGCACCGGGCGGCTGGATGTCGTCGCGCCACGCGCGGCGCGGGTGGACAGCCTGCCGTACCGGCTCGGCGACGAGGCCCCGGTCGGCGCGCCGCTGGCGGTGCTGCTGGTCGGCGAGCAGCCCTATGCGCGGGTCTACGTGCCCGAGCCGTTGCGACCCGGTGTGCAGGTGGGCGATCGCGCCACCGTGCGCGTCGGCGCCGCAGGGGAGCGCGTCTACGCCGGACGCGTGCGCATGGTGCGCAGCGAGCCGACGTTCACGCCGTACTACGCGCTCAGCGGCAAGGACGCCGCGCGCCTGAGCTATCTGGCCGAGGTCGAGCTCGAAGACGCCGACGACCTGCCGGCGGGCCTGCCGCTGCGGGTGGAATTCTGA
- a CDS encoding TetR family transcriptional regulator — translation MARSRTPDPARTPGRPPAGDTDRRGSALDAALACYVRRGIAATSLRDIATEAGVTPALLHYYFRDAAGLRDAVIAERLMPVFDEVRETLLGMADASLRTVLVAFVDLLCALVARHPWMPALWIREVVSEGGDLRDLLVTRLAPEISAFMAARFAQEQQAGRLNPALDPRLLMVSLVGLTLFPAAGTPIWRQLFASDELGIDDIRLHALALLDRGLELPA, via the coding sequence ATGGCCCGATCCCGCACCCCCGACCCCGCCCGCACGCCAGGGCGTCCGCCCGCCGGCGACACCGACCGGCGCGGCAGCGCGCTCGATGCCGCGCTCGCCTGCTATGTGCGCCGCGGCATCGCGGCGACCTCGCTGCGCGACATCGCCACCGAGGCCGGGGTGACCCCGGCGCTGCTGCATTACTACTTCCGCGACGCTGCCGGCCTGCGCGATGCGGTGATCGCCGAACGGCTGATGCCGGTGTTCGACGAGGTCCGCGAAACCCTACTGGGCATGGCGGACGCGTCGCTGCGCACGGTGCTGGTCGCATTCGTCGACCTGCTGTGCGCACTGGTCGCACGGCACCCGTGGATGCCGGCGCTGTGGATCCGCGAGGTGGTCAGCGAAGGCGGCGACCTGCGCGATCTGCTGGTCACCCGGCTGGCGCCGGAGATCAGTGCGTTCATGGCCGCGCGCTTCGCCCAGGAGCAGCAGGCCGGCCGGCTCAATCCCGCGCTGGATCCTCGGCTGCTGATGGTCTCGCTGGTCGGGCTGACGCTGTTCCCGGCCGCCGGCACCCCGATCTGGCGGCAATTGTTCGCCAGCGACGAGCTGGGCATCGACGACATCCGCCTGCACGCGCTCGCCTTGCTCGATCGCGGCCTGGAGCTGCCCGCATGA
- a CDS encoding phosphate starvation-inducible protein PhoH gives MQTSPQTDFVLEPDDTERLANLAGPFDSHLRQIELRLGVEIANRGHVFRITGRDRDVVARAEAFVRALYDETETETLDSQAVAMRLSEANVARDDDVVPQEVAVRVKRGTVRGRGANQVRYLHRIATHDINFGIGPAGTGKTFLAVAMAVEALNESKVQRLVLVRPAVEAGEKLGFLPGDLSQKVDPYLRPLYDALYEMLGVEKVAKLLERNVIEIAPLAYMRGRTLNDAFVILDEAQNTTIEQMKMFLTRLGFGSTAVVTGDLTQIDLPKHVKSGLRDALDVLREVEGVSFTFFEARDVVRHPLVARIVGAYERRDASDAATGPA, from the coding sequence ATGCAGACCAGCCCCCAAACCGACTTCGTCCTCGAACCGGACGACACCGAGCGCCTCGCCAATCTCGCCGGCCCCTTCGACAGCCACCTGCGCCAGATCGAGCTGCGCCTGGGGGTGGAGATCGCCAATCGCGGCCATGTGTTCCGCATCACCGGCCGAGACCGCGATGTGGTGGCCCGCGCCGAAGCGTTCGTGCGCGCGCTCTACGACGAGACCGAAACCGAGACGCTCGACAGCCAGGCCGTGGCGATGCGGCTCTCGGAGGCCAATGTGGCGCGCGACGACGACGTCGTACCGCAGGAAGTGGCGGTCCGGGTCAAGCGCGGTACGGTCCGCGGACGCGGCGCCAACCAGGTTCGCTACCTGCACCGTATCGCCACCCACGACATCAATTTCGGCATCGGCCCGGCGGGCACCGGCAAGACCTTCCTCGCGGTGGCGATGGCGGTCGAGGCGCTCAACGAATCCAAGGTCCAACGGCTGGTGCTGGTGCGTCCGGCGGTCGAGGCCGGCGAGAAGCTGGGCTTTCTGCCCGGCGATCTGAGCCAGAAGGTCGACCCGTACCTCCGCCCGCTTTACGACGCGCTGTACGAGATGCTCGGCGTGGAGAAGGTCGCCAAGCTACTGGAACGCAACGTCATCGAGATCGCGCCGCTGGCCTACATGCGCGGACGCACGCTCAATGATGCATTCGTGATCCTCGACGAGGCGCAGAACACCACGATCGAGCAGATGAAGATGTTCCTGACCCGCCTGGGCTTCGGCTCGACGGCCGTGGTCACGGGCGACCTGACCCAGATCGACCTGCCCAAGCACGTGAAGTCCGGCCTGCGCGACGCGCTGGACGTGCTGCGCGAGGTCGAGGGCGTGAGCTTCACGTTCTTCGAAGCACGCGATGTCGTGCGCCATCCGCTGGTCGCGCGCATCGTTGGCGCCTACGAACGCCGCGATGCCAGCGACGCGGCGACCGGACCGGCCTGA
- a CDS encoding rRNA maturation RNase YbeY, translated as MTQAAPHLDIAVGYALPRKGIPSAASFRRWASAALDGRIREADLAIRLVDEDEGRALNRHYRGKDYATNVLSFPAELPEGLPEGVRLPLLGDLVICAPVVAREAAEQHKRQGDHYAHLTVHGVLHLLGWDHENDKDAEAMEQLEREVLASLGIDDPYRLPG; from the coding sequence ATGACCCAGGCCGCGCCCCATCTCGACATCGCCGTCGGCTATGCGCTGCCGCGCAAGGGCATTCCCTCGGCGGCCAGCTTCCGCCGCTGGGCGAGTGCCGCGCTCGATGGCCGGATCCGCGAAGCGGACCTGGCGATCCGCCTGGTCGACGAGGACGAGGGCCGTGCACTCAACCGCCACTACCGCGGCAAGGACTACGCGACCAACGTGCTGAGCTTCCCGGCCGAGCTGCCCGAAGGGCTGCCCGAGGGCGTCCGCCTGCCCTTGCTGGGCGACCTGGTGATCTGCGCGCCGGTGGTCGCGCGCGAGGCTGCCGAACAGCACAAGCGCCAGGGCGACCACTACGCCCACCTGACCGTGCACGGCGTGCTGCACCTGCTGGGCTGGGACCACGAGAACGACAAGGACGCCGAGGCGATGGAGCAGCTCGAGCGCGAAGTCCTCGCCTCGCTCGGCATCGACGACCCTTACCGGTTACCCGGCTAA
- a CDS encoding magnesium/cobalt efflux protein: MSEDDSSQTATEPHEKRRSWLDRISSAISGEPTNREDLVELLRDTHADGLIDADTLRMFEGALGISSKTVGDVMVPRAQMVALPADAKFLDLMKQVVESGHSRFPVHGDDKDEVLGILLAKDLLRGVVADNGPGSIHELLRPAVLIPESKKLNVLLREFRLSRNHMAIVIDEYGGVAGLVTIEDVLEEIVGEIDDEHDDAEDPNALIAAQADGQFAVSALTPIADFNERFGADFDDDEYDTIGGVIIGAIGHLPEVGEELALGRFAFRVTDADSRRLHALHVSVHAQD; this comes from the coding sequence ATGTCAGAAGACGACAGTAGTCAAACCGCCACCGAGCCCCACGAAAAGCGCCGCAGCTGGCTGGACCGGATCAGTTCGGCGATCTCCGGCGAACCCACCAACCGCGAGGACCTGGTCGAGCTGCTGCGTGACACCCACGCCGACGGCCTGATCGACGCCGACACCCTGCGCATGTTCGAAGGCGCGCTGGGCATCTCCAGCAAGACGGTCGGCGATGTGATGGTGCCGCGCGCGCAGATGGTCGCGCTGCCGGCCGATGCCAAGTTCCTGGACCTGATGAAGCAGGTGGTCGAGTCCGGCCACTCGCGCTTCCCGGTGCATGGCGACGACAAGGACGAGGTGCTCGGCATCCTGCTCGCCAAGGACCTGCTGCGCGGTGTGGTCGCCGACAACGGCCCAGGCTCGATCCACGAGCTGCTGCGCCCGGCGGTGCTGATCCCCGAATCCAAGAAGCTCAATGTGCTGCTGCGCGAGTTCCGGCTCTCGCGCAACCACATGGCGATCGTCATCGACGAGTACGGCGGCGTCGCCGGGCTGGTGACGATCGAGGATGTGCTCGAAGAGATCGTCGGCGAGATCGACGACGAACACGACGACGCCGAAGATCCGAACGCACTGATCGCCGCCCAGGCCGATGGCCAGTTCGCGGTCAGCGCGCTGACCCCGATCGCCGACTTCAACGAGCGCTTCGGCGCCGATTTCGACGACGACGAATACGACACCATCGGCGGGGTGATCATCGGCGCGATCGGCCATCTGCCCGAGGTCGGCGAGGAGCTGGCACTGGGCCGGTTCGCCTTCCGCGTCACCGATGCCGACTCGCGCCGGCTGCATGCGCTGCACGTCAGCGTGCATGCCCAGGACTGA